In Mycobacterium sp. Aquia_213, the sequence AGGCGGTGCTGATCGAGCGCGCCGGCTCCGACGGCGACGGCGCAGCGCGAGCGGCGCGCGATCAGCTGGTTGCCCGGATTCAGGGTGTGGTGTTCGGGCAGCAGTATTTGATGCTCGACTACGACTGCCCGCGCTCGGTACTCGACAAGGCCACGTTGATCACGCCGGGGCTGGAGTCGCCGACCATCGCCCCGCTGGCCGACCCGGACTGGGTGGCCATCCGGGCGCTGGTCCCGCGTCGGGGCGTCAACGAGATCATGGACGAGCTCGCGGCCATCGGCGCCAAAGCGATTCTGGCTTCCGATATCAGGTTCTGCCGATTCTGACTGATCCTGCCCGCCCGGCCCCGGCTGTGTTAGCGTCCGGCTAGGGGGAGGGGGCCCGCTGGGCCGCCCCCTCTTACCGTTGCCGCGCTGTTCGTTCCCAGGAGGGGTCGCCGTGACACATGTCCTTGTTCTGTTGCTGGCTTTGCTGATTGGCGTCGTCGCCGGGTTGCGCTCCCTGACGGCTCCCGCCGTGGTCGCGTGGGCGGCCTATCTCGGTTGGATCGACTTGCACGGCACCTGGGCCTCCTGGATGGCGAACATCATCACCGTCGTCGTATTCAGCGTTCTCGCCGTCGGCGAATTGGTCAACGACAAGCTGCCCAAGACGCCACCCCGCACGGCGCCACCGGTGTTCGCTGCCCGGCTCGTCATGGGCGGGCTGGCGGGCGCGGCACTTGGCGCCTGGCCGCACTGGACCTTTTCCGCGCTCGGGGCCGGTGTCATCGGCGCGGTGCTCGGCACCCTCGGTGGCTATCAGGCCCGCAAGCGGCTGGTGGCGGTCAGCGGCGGGCGGGACCTGCCGATCGCGCTGCTCGAGGATGCGGTCGCGGTCTTGGGCGGGTTCGCCATCGCTGCGCTGACGGGGCACGAGCTGGCCGAGTACCTCGTCTCGGCCGTTAAGTGACCGCGCATTTCGATGCGATCATCGTCGGTGCCGGCCAGGCCGGCCCTCCGCTTGCCGGGCGGCTGACCGCCGCCGGCCAGCGCGTCGCGATCGTCGAGCGCAAGCTGATCGGCGGCACCTGTGTCAACAATGGGTGTATTCCGAGCAAGACGCTGGTCGCCAGTGCGCACGTCGCCCAGCTGGCTCGTCGCAGCGCCGAATTCGGTGTCGCGACCGGATGGATCAGCGTGGACATGGCGAAAGTCAAGGCCCGCAAAGACGGCATCGTGCTGGCCGACCGTAAGGGCGTCGAGGACTGGCTGGACGGCATGGACGGCTGCACCGTCTTTCGCGGCCACGCCCGTTTCACCGATCCGCACACCCTGAGTGTCGACGGCGAGGAGCTGCACGCCGACCGGATCTTCCTCAATGTCGGTGGCCGCGCGGTGGCCCCCGACATCCCGGGCCTGGACGAGGTCGACTACCTCACCAACGTGTCCGTCTTCGAACTCGACACGCTGCCAACACGTTTCGTCATCATCGGCGGCAGCTACATCGCGCTGGAGTTCGCCCAGATGTACCGGCGCTTCGGGTCAGCGGTCACCGTCGTGGAGCGGGGTCCGCGGCTGGCCTCCCGCGAAGACGAGGACGTCTCGGCCACCATCAAGGAGATCCTGGAGGCCGAAGGCATCGACATCGTCCTCAATGCCGACGACGTGCGGGTCAGCAAGAGCGACAACGGATTCGAACTCACGCCTCGCGCCGGTGCCGACCCGATACCCGGAAGTCATCTGCTGGTGGCGGTGGGGCGCCGGCCCAACACCGACGACCTCGGCCTGGACGCCGCCG encodes:
- a CDS encoding DUF4126 domain-containing protein, with the translated sequence MTHVLVLLLALLIGVVAGLRSLTAPAVVAWAAYLGWIDLHGTWASWMANIITVVVFSVLAVGELVNDKLPKTPPRTAPPVFAARLVMGGLAGAALGAWPHWTFSALGAGVIGAVLGTLGGYQARKRLVAVSGGRDLPIALLEDAVAVLGGFAIAALTGHELAEYLVSAVK
- a CDS encoding FAD-containing oxidoreductase, with translation MTAHFDAIIVGAGQAGPPLAGRLTAAGQRVAIVERKLIGGTCVNNGCIPSKTLVASAHVAQLARRSAEFGVATGWISVDMAKVKARKDGIVLADRKGVEDWLDGMDGCTVFRGHARFTDPHTLSVDGEELHADRIFLNVGGRAVAPDIPGLDEVDYLTNVSVFELDTLPTRFVIIGGSYIALEFAQMYRRFGSAVTVVERGPRLASREDEDVSATIKEILEAEGIDIVLNADDVRVSKSDNGFELTPRAGADPIPGSHLLVAVGRRPNTDDLGLDAAGVQTDARGYIVVDDALKTNVDHIWAMGDCNGKGAFTHTSYNDFEIVAANLLDDDPRRVSDRITTYALYIDPPLGRAGMTVSEVRASGRKALLGRRPMTRVGRAVEKGETQGFMQVVVDAETGQILGAAILGVGGDEAIHAILDVMSAKAPYTTLSRTMHIHPTVSELIPTMLQEMSPLD